One part of the Cyanobacterium stanieri LEGE 03274 genome encodes these proteins:
- a CDS encoding class I SAM-dependent methyltransferase: MNSFFENKIQQFINSPNNSRIWWHSIPLPNGDRIRSCHEDQELQFQMWNALQIDNSGGLKGKKVLDIGANDGFFSIAASMAGASEVTSVDKNWETWPKNLKYISKIWNVDIEIITADFRNYDFNKRYDVIFFFGVLYHLEDVFTSIKKLKNLLEDDGVLYIETQMSQLQSNLPLFEYASDIYPTIAIQDKKYLDNVGISNYLFPNESAIYNLAYSYDFDCDSLGGKKNRYSQNHPSRQIFKFIKKQDLKIRLTSDDLKSRDYLSGDWSLPETIGTWTDGTEANLSIPLDSIISQKHSNIQVKITAVPFLHERHPQQIIDILIAGKPLTQWTYSFSKSINSSKTLTIPVALIQQSNCLDLTLKILTPISPEAVGFNNDTRKLGIMVQLIEITGSYN; encoded by the coding sequence ATGAATTCCTTTTTTGAGAATAAAATTCAACAATTTATTAACTCTCCCAATAACTCAAGAATTTGGTGGCATAGTATTCCTTTACCAAATGGAGATCGCATTAGAAGTTGCCACGAAGATCAGGAATTACAATTTCAAATGTGGAACGCACTGCAAATCGATAATAGCGGTGGTTTAAAGGGAAAAAAGGTTTTAGATATTGGTGCTAATGATGGCTTTTTTTCCATTGCCGCATCTATGGCAGGTGCTTCGGAAGTTACCTCTGTTGATAAGAATTGGGAAACTTGGCCAAAAAATTTAAAATACATAAGTAAAATTTGGAATGTTGATATAGAAATTATAACTGCCGATTTTCGTAATTATGACTTCAATAAACGTTATGATGTCATTTTTTTCTTTGGTGTACTGTATCATTTAGAAGACGTTTTTACTTCTATAAAAAAACTCAAAAATCTTTTGGAAGATGATGGAGTTTTATATATAGAAACTCAAATGTCTCAACTACAAAGTAATTTACCATTGTTTGAATATGCTAGTGATATTTATCCCACCATAGCCATTCAAGACAAAAAATATTTGGACAATGTAGGAATCAGTAACTATCTCTTTCCTAACGAATCTGCTATTTATAATTTAGCTTATTCCTATGATTTTGATTGTGATTCTTTGGGCGGTAAAAAGAATCGATATTCACAAAATCATCCAAGTCGTCAAATATTTAAGTTCATCAAAAAACAAGATTTAAAAATAAGATTAACTTCCGATGACTTAAAATCAAGAGATTATTTATCAGGAGATTGGTCATTGCCAGAAACTATTGGAACTTGGACAGACGGTACAGAAGCAAACCTTTCTATTCCTTTAGATTCGATAATTTCTCAAAAACACTCAAACATACAAGTAAAAATTACTGCTGTTCCTTTTCTCCATGAACGACATCCCCAACAAATTATTGATATATTGATTGCTGGCAAACCACTAACTCAATGGACATACTCTTTCAGTAAAAGTATTAATTCTTCAAAAACGCTAACTATTCCGGTAGCACTAATTCAGCAGAGTAATTGTTTGGATTTAACCCTAAAGATTTTAACACCAATATCTCCTGAGGCTGTAGGTTTTAATAATGACACCAGAAAGTTAGGTATTATGGTCCAATTGATTGAAATCACTGGTAGTTATAATTAA